The following coding sequences are from one Halomonas sp. HAL1 window:
- a CDS encoding MFS transporter, which produces MQDSTASSSQGLARNPRLAEFVLALGGFGIGTSEFVIMGLMNRVAGDLAVTVPQVGYAISSYALGVVVGAPLISALAARAPRRLLLIVLMLVFAVGNIASAMAPGFWSFVGLRFLAGLPHGAYFGIAALVAAGAVPVDQRARAISRVMMGLTVAILIGAPLGTWTGNLFGWQIAFVGVGGIALLTALLIRLYVPIQPVDTFASPLRELSALLKQRVLVALALACIGCGGMFAIFSYVMPTLTQQAGMSEALGPLVLVIFGLGSIAGNLIGGRMADKNLMRAIPIILLWCGVVQGLFYFAANNVWTGLLFVGLVGTSMALAPSLQTRLMDVAEDAQTMAASLNHAAFNGANALGAWLAGLAISAGFSWSSTGLVGAGLAFCGLVIFACGRWLEQRTYGAVAQRV; this is translated from the coding sequence ATGCAGGACTCGACAGCATCGTCGTCTCAAGGGCTGGCGCGTAATCCGCGCTTGGCCGAATTTGTGTTGGCGCTGGGTGGCTTTGGAATCGGCACCAGCGAGTTCGTCATTATGGGCTTGATGAACCGCGTGGCGGGCGATTTAGCCGTGACCGTGCCCCAGGTGGGCTATGCAATCAGTAGCTACGCACTGGGTGTGGTGGTCGGCGCGCCGCTGATTTCGGCGCTGGCTGCACGGGCGCCCAGGCGGCTTCTGTTGATTGTACTGATGCTGGTATTTGCCGTGGGCAATATCGCCAGTGCCATGGCGCCGGGTTTTTGGTCATTCGTCGGCCTGCGCTTTCTCGCAGGCCTACCGCATGGGGCCTATTTTGGCATTGCAGCGCTGGTGGCGGCGGGGGCGGTGCCGGTCGATCAGCGGGCGCGGGCTATCTCGCGGGTGATGATGGGCTTAACGGTGGCGATTTTGATTGGGGCGCCGCTGGGCACGTGGACAGGAAATCTGTTTGGCTGGCAGATCGCGTTTGTAGGCGTTGGTGGCATTGCGCTGCTAACGGCGCTGTTGATCAGACTTTATGTGCCGATTCAGCCAGTTGATACGTTTGCGAGCCCACTGCGTGAACTCTCCGCATTATTAAAACAGCGTGTATTAGTCGCGTTAGCTCTCGCCTGCATTGGCTGCGGCGGTATGTTTGCCATCTTTAGCTATGTGATGCCGACGTTAACCCAGCAGGCGGGCATGAGTGAAGCGCTGGGGCCGTTGGTGCTGGTCATTTTTGGCTTGGGCTCCATTGCCGGTAATTTAATCGGCGGGCGTATGGCAGATAAAAACCTGATGCGTGCGATCCCGATCATTCTGCTGTGGTGTGGGGTGGTTCAGGGGTTGTTTTACTTCGCGGCGAATAATGTTTGGACGGGACTACTGTTTGTTGGCCTGGTGGGTACCAGCATGGCGCTGGCACCTTCGTTGCAAACCCGCTTAATGGATGTGGCTGAAGATGCCCAAACCATGGCGGCCTCGTTAAACCACGCGGCCTTTAATGGCGCTAATGCTTTAGGTGCGTGGCTGGCGGGGTTGGCGATCAGCGCTGGTTTTAGCTGGTCAAGCACCGGCTTAGTCGGTGCTGGATTAGCGTTCTGCGGGTTGGTCATTTTTGCGTGTGGGCGCTGGCTGGAACAACGCACCTATGGCGCCGTGGCCCAGCGTGTCTAG
- the gmk gene encoding guanylate kinase translates to MSQGTLFIVSAPSGAGKTSLVRELIESLDGIQVSVSHTTRAKREGEVNGVNYHFTDVAEFEAMIARGEFFEYANVFDNYYGTSRKAVEVLLAAGQDVILEIDWQGAQQVREQMPDAVSIFILPPSREELERRLASRGTDEHAVIARRMRDAISEMSHYHEYDYLVVNDDFTTALQELQSLVISRRLSRPVMCERHAPLLAALLSQAPTVE, encoded by the coding sequence ATGTCCCAAGGTACGCTTTTTATCGTTTCTGCTCCGTCGGGTGCTGGCAAGACTAGCTTGGTGCGCGAGCTAATTGAAAGCCTGGATGGGATTCAGGTGTCGGTCTCGCATACCACACGTGCCAAGCGCGAGGGTGAAGTGAATGGTGTGAACTATCATTTTACCGACGTGGCTGAGTTTGAAGCGATGATCGCGCGCGGCGAGTTTTTTGAGTATGCCAACGTCTTTGATAATTACTACGGTACTTCGCGGAAGGCGGTCGAGGTATTACTGGCAGCTGGGCAGGACGTTATTCTGGAGATCGACTGGCAGGGCGCCCAGCAAGTGCGTGAGCAAATGCCTGATGCGGTGTCGATTTTTATACTTCCCCCTTCACGCGAAGAGTTAGAGCGGCGCCTGGCTAGCCGCGGCACCGATGAGCATGCCGTGATTGCCCGGCGTATGCGCGATGCAATAAGCGAAATGTCCCATTACCACGAATATGATTACTTGGTAGTGAATGATGACTTCACCACGGCGCTGCAAGAGTTACAATCATTAGTCATCAGCCGACGTTTAAGCCGCCCGGTAATGTGTGAGCGCCATGCGCCACTGTTAGCTGCGCTCTTGTCACAGGCGCCTACGGTCGAGTAA
- a CDS encoding extensin family protein has product MRSTLFILGLIALGVALQKGIIEIPRHWAPWAPLHIDDPITPVTQLKLSRLADDRAGCLAALDTVPEGKLRYTPLADYTPTASCPLSNIVRMQSSDVAFNRSFVASCPMALAWVMYERHALQPAAEEIMGSRVSQVNHVGSFACRNVYGRETGRRSEHATAEALDVVGFQFESGQHISLINHWDDEGATGEFLRAARDGACETFGNVLGPDYNAAHADHFHMGMRGFRLCR; this is encoded by the coding sequence ATGCGCAGTACGCTATTTATTTTAGGCCTGATTGCACTGGGTGTAGCCCTGCAAAAAGGCATTATTGAGATTCCCCGCCACTGGGCGCCCTGGGCTCCGCTACATATCGACGACCCCATCACGCCGGTCACTCAACTAAAGCTAAGCCGCTTGGCCGATGACCGTGCCGGCTGTTTAGCGGCGTTAGATACGGTGCCCGAAGGCAAGCTGCGCTACACGCCGCTGGCCGATTACACCCCCACAGCAAGCTGCCCGCTTTCCAATATCGTGCGCATGCAGTCAAGCGATGTCGCGTTTAACCGAAGCTTCGTGGCGTCCTGCCCCATGGCGCTGGCGTGGGTGATGTATGAACGCCACGCGTTACAGCCTGCCGCCGAGGAAATTATGGGCAGCCGGGTGAGTCAGGTTAACCATGTGGGTAGCTTTGCTTGTCGTAACGTTTATGGCCGTGAAACGGGCAGGCGCAGCGAACACGCCACCGCCGAAGCGCTGGATGTGGTGGGGTTTCAGTTTGAGAGTGGCCAGCACATTTCGCTGATCAACCACTGGGATGATGAAGGTGCAACGGGGGAGTTTTTACGCGCCGCACGAGACGGTGCCTGCGAAACCTTCGGCAACGTATTAGGGCCTGACTACAACGCCGCGCATGCCGATCACTTTCACATGGGCATGCGCGGATTTAGACTGTGTCGCTAA
- a CDS encoding bifunctional (p)ppGpp synthetase/guanosine-3',5'-bis(diphosphate) 3'-pyrophosphohydrolase: MFTIDDLADRLGGYLPPDEIQQVKRAFYYAEQAHDGQRRRSGEPYVTHPLAVANILANMHMDHQSLMAAMLHDVIEDTGVSKKALEAQFGKPVAELVDGVSKLTQITFEDKAVAQAENFQKMVLAMSRDIRVIIVKLADRLHNMRTLGALRPDKKRRIARETLEIYARIAGRLGINTIRVELEDLSFQAIHPMRAERIKRAVAKARGHRRSAMREIQSSLQKSLDEDGLNGTVIGRQKHLLSIYKKMRDQRKPFAEIMDVFGFRIITEDVASCYRILGVVHNLYKPVPGRFKDYIAIPKANGYQSLHTTLFGSRGMPIEVQIRTREMEAMANNGIAAHWLYKAGQTSHPIAEGSHARARAWVKGLLEMQRHAGDSLEFIEHVKNDLFPDDIYVFTPKGDIMELPQGATVIDFAYTVHTDIGNNCIACRIDRHLAPLSTRLESGQTLEIITAPGARPNLAWLNFVTTAKARSAIRHALKYQQQTEAVMLGRRLLNKALAPFDTSLEELDESAIKRAFKELDVSSEESLLESLGLGNRMTHVVARRLVDAAHGDDTYEHPAGIEGSKAVVISGSEGMVTNFARCCHPLPGDPVVGHLSTGKGLVVHRAECKNVADKNDPDKLFALEWSDTIDEDFPVALRIEIESRRGLVAELAGLVTDADANIERIGIEERDARLSTVNLTLSVKGRVHLASIIKRIRNLPNVSKITRLAN; this comes from the coding sequence ATGTTCACCATTGATGACCTGGCCGATCGACTCGGCGGCTATTTACCCCCGGATGAAATCCAGCAGGTCAAACGTGCCTTTTATTATGCTGAGCAGGCCCACGACGGCCAGCGGCGGCGTTCCGGCGAGCCTTACGTTACCCACCCGCTGGCGGTAGCGAATATTCTTGCCAATATGCACATGGACCATCAAAGCCTGATGGCCGCCATGCTGCATGACGTTATCGAAGATACCGGCGTTTCCAAAAAGGCCCTGGAGGCTCAGTTTGGCAAACCGGTAGCAGAACTGGTCGATGGGGTATCCAAACTTACCCAGATCACCTTTGAAGACAAAGCGGTTGCCCAAGCGGAAAATTTCCAGAAGATGGTGCTGGCGATGTCGCGGGATATCCGCGTCATCATCGTTAAGCTGGCCGACCGGCTGCATAACATGCGCACCCTGGGCGCCTTGCGCCCTGATAAAAAGCGCCGCATTGCCCGTGAAACACTGGAAATTTATGCCCGCATTGCCGGGCGGCTGGGCATCAACACTATTCGTGTTGAGCTTGAGGATCTCTCTTTTCAAGCGATTCACCCGATGCGCGCCGAGCGCATCAAGCGTGCGGTGGCTAAAGCGCGTGGGCATCGGCGCAGCGCGATGCGTGAAATCCAGTCATCGCTGCAAAAAAGCCTGGATGAAGATGGCCTGAACGGCACAGTGATTGGGCGGCAAAAACATCTACTGTCGATCTACAAGAAGATGCGCGACCAGCGTAAGCCCTTCGCCGAAATTATGGATGTGTTTGGATTTCGCATCATTACCGAAGATGTGGCCAGCTGTTACCGAATTTTAGGCGTGGTGCATAACCTCTATAAGCCGGTACCGGGGCGCTTTAAAGACTATATTGCGATTCCCAAAGCGAACGGCTACCAGAGCCTGCATACCACCTTGTTTGGTTCTCGCGGTATGCCTATTGAGGTACAGATACGTACCCGTGAGATGGAAGCGATGGCCAATAACGGTATTGCCGCTCACTGGCTTTACAAGGCAGGGCAAACGTCGCACCCGATTGCCGAAGGCAGCCACGCTCGTGCTCGTGCCTGGGTGAAAGGATTGCTGGAGATGCAGCGCCACGCAGGTGATTCGCTAGAGTTTATCGAGCACGTTAAAAACGACCTGTTCCCCGATGATATCTACGTGTTTACCCCCAAAGGCGACATCATGGAGCTGCCGCAAGGCGCGACCGTGATCGACTTCGCCTATACCGTACACACAGATATTGGCAATAACTGTATTGCTTGCCGGATTGACCGTCACTTGGCACCGCTATCGACACGCTTAGAGAGCGGCCAGACGTTGGAAATTATTACCGCCCCTGGTGCGCGCCCGAACCTTGCCTGGCTTAACTTTGTGACCACCGCCAAGGCGCGCTCGGCTATCCGCCATGCGCTGAAATACCAGCAACAGACCGAAGCCGTCATGCTGGGTCGGCGCTTGCTCAATAAAGCCCTGGCGCCGTTTGATACCAGCCTGGAAGAGCTGGATGAAAGCGCCATTAAACGTGCCTTTAAAGAGTTGGATGTCTCTTCAGAAGAGTCTCTATTGGAATCGCTGGGGCTAGGCAATCGTATGACTCACGTGGTGGCACGGCGCCTAGTGGATGCCGCCCACGGTGATGATACTTATGAGCATCCCGCGGGAATTGAAGGCAGCAAAGCCGTGGTGATCAGCGGTAGTGAAGGCATGGTGACTAACTTTGCGCGCTGCTGCCACCCGCTACCGGGCGACCCTGTGGTGGGCCACCTTTCTACCGGCAAAGGCTTGGTCGTTCACCGCGCCGAATGTAAAAACGTTGCGGATAAAAACGACCCCGATAAGCTCTTCGCGCTGGAATGGTCGGATACGATCGATGAGGACTTCCCGGTCGCACTGCGTATCGAAATTGAGAGCCGCCGAGGGCTGGTCGCAGAACTGGCCGGGCTGGTCACCGACGCCGATGCCAATATCGAGCGTATCGGCATTGAAGAGCGCGATGCCCGCCTATCCACCGTCAATTTGACGCTGTCGGTAAAAGGACGTGTGCATCTGGCAAGCATTATTAAACGCATCCGAAATCTACCCAACGTTAGCAAAATTACCCGACTCGCCAACTAA
- the rpoZ gene encoding DNA-directed RNA polymerase subunit omega yields MARVTVEDCLENVENRFKLVMISTQRARQLARGSRDALLPWENDKPTVMALREIAAGLVDHTVLDEPVEAAVRPRPAMAPTHIDD; encoded by the coding sequence ATGGCTCGCGTAACCGTTGAAGATTGTCTTGAAAATGTTGAAAACCGTTTCAAGCTGGTGATGATTTCCACCCAGCGCGCTCGCCAGCTGGCGCGTGGCTCCCGCGATGCGCTGCTGCCATGGGAAAATGACAAGCCCACGGTCATGGCGCTGCGTGAAATTGCCGCAGGCCTGGTTGATCACACGGTACTGGACGAGCCAGTTGAAGCCGCTGTGCGTCCGCGCCCAGCCATGGCGCCTACTCATATCGACGACTAA
- a CDS encoding RidA family protein, whose translation MSNKAVINTSKAPAAIGPYSQAIKAGNTVYLSGQIPLDPATMAIVSEDFEAQARQVFTNLQAVCEEAAGSLSDIVKLNLYLVDLDNFAIVNQVMEEFFTAPFPARAAVGVKALPKSSQVEAEAVMVIGD comes from the coding sequence ATGAGCAATAAGGCTGTTATCAACACCAGCAAAGCCCCCGCTGCTATTGGCCCTTACTCCCAGGCTATTAAAGCGGGTAACACGGTTTATCTCTCTGGCCAAATCCCGCTCGATCCCGCGACCATGGCGATTGTGTCTGAGGATTTTGAAGCTCAGGCACGCCAGGTCTTCACCAATCTACAAGCAGTGTGTGAAGAAGCGGCGGGCTCGTTGAGCGATATCGTGAAGCTGAATCTGTATCTGGTCGACTTGGATAACTTTGCGATTGTTAACCAAGTCATGGAAGAGTTCTTCACCGCGCCTTTCCCCGCCCGCGCCGCTGTTGGCGTGAAAGCGCTGCCCAAAAGCAGCCAGGTGGAAGCGGAAGCGGTGATGGTGATTGGCGATTAA